The genomic segment TACAGACAGATAGGAGCCTGTTTGCAGGCACTGGTCCTCACCGGGGCCTTCGACCATCCTGATTGTCTGCTGGGGGGACAACACAGCAGGGCATATGCAATCCAGGAGGCTCCTGGCCTGCGTTGATGATATCTTCCTTCTCCACGCAATAGGGAAGCCAAGGCTTTAGGCGGCCTTGTCTGCAGTGACTGTGAGATGGTGGAGCTGAAAAACTTCCCTCTCTATTTCCACTCCTCAGGAGGCTGTGGAGAGCAACGAGCTTGCCtcttagccttcttttctctgaacTAGACAACAACCCAAatgtcctcagcctcttctcacagcaCATGCCTCCCAGTCCttttttaccagctttgttgccctcttCTGGACGCattcagatgttttattttcctttttatattgtggagctCAGAACTGCACACCATATTCAAGGTGGGGCCACACCAACACTAAGCAGAACAGGAGAATCACATATTTTACCAGCTGGCTATTTTATGTCGAATGCCCCAAAAGGCAGTTTTGAAATGCCCCAGCTGCCAGGGCaaactgctggctcatgttgcaCCCGCTGGTGACCAGttcccccaggtccctttctgcagagctgttctccAGCCGCTCGTCTCCCTCTGTGCACATGCGTCCAGCATcgctctgtcccagctgcagtTGCTAGCATTCGTACTGGTTGAATTTTTACAGCCTGAGAACAACCATCCTGACACAGGGACGTGCACCCACTGTGCCACATGGATGGGAGCTCATGAGGCTGCGCACAACATGTCCGGCACATCACCTGCGTGGCAAGGCTCAGCTCCTCCGTCTTCCCCAGCACAGGGGGGGCCAGGCAGGAGAGATGGGgagccctgctcctctgccaAGAATCGCCTTCCCCTTCCAGCGCCGCccgctccagccctgctgctggggacgTTTCACTGTCTCTGCTTGCCATCGTGTGGTAGAGGCACGCACTGGCCCTTGTCTGGGGAGAGCAGTCCTGCGGGAAGCGCGTCAGCCAGGGACGGCCAGGACAGTGACAGCACCCAGGGAGGGAAGTGCTCCTGTGGCAGGGACCAGAGCTGCTCCCCTCCTGCGCGGTGGGCACAGAGCTGCACCAAGCTTGCCCAGAGGGGAGCGGGGCTAAGTTGAGGGTGCTtgtgggggcacggggctggtgTGAGTGCATGTACAAGAGCAGGTCTGCTCTGTGGCTGCAAGGATGGCAATGGAGCTGACCTGAGCATACTCAGAGGGACACTCAACTTTGGGAGTGATAAAGCAGCTGTTCTCAGCAATGAGCACCTAGGAAATGAGTGGTTTTagagagaaagagcaggaagagaagTCCAGCACTTCCCGCCCCTAGCCCAGCACGCTGATCCCTCTGCCCCTTAGGGGATAAGGCCATTCTGCCAAAGTCTGTTGCCAGAttctcctctgcagcactgagACGCAGGCCATGTACAGAAAGAGCCTCTTGCATCTCCAGAGGGGATGGGACCTTCAGGACAGGGACTCCCTCCACTGGAGAACCTTTCCTCTGTCACccgccctccttcccctccgtCTCTGCGCACAGCTCAGGTTCCTGCGGGCATAGCTGGGAAGCCTGTGGGACTTGCAGAGCGTTGGCCTGCGTGGCCGCCCAGAGCTGCTGACGGGAGCAGGTGCTGCCAGGGCCCAGGCCCTCTGCCTAGGAACAGCCCCCGGGAGGGTGGCGCCAGTGTGTGAGCAGCACCCGCAGCGTGCTTCAGTGCTGGGTGTGGGAGATCGTGTGGTGGCACACAGGGCTTCTGCCCCTCCTCCCCTTCGAGTCCATCCTCTCTGCTGGCAGTCTCTGTGACCGCAGTTTTTACCATGGTCTCCGCCAGGCAGAGAGCTTGCCCCAAAGAGGCTGTGGCGACCCAAAGGGAGGGCCTGTCCAGAGCCGTGGCCGTacaggtctctgggtgcagggagtgccggtgcctgctgctgccgggggagggaggcaggtaTTGCCCCTGCGTGAGGGGCAAGCGGGTAGAAGATCTGGTCAGCatggtggcagagctggaagagGAGGTTGAGGGCCTGAGGGCTGTAAGGCAGTGTGAGTGGGAGATCGGCTGGTGGAGTAGCTCCCTGGTGTGTCAGAGGGAATGGTGCCAGGGGGATACCCCACAACCGgtggtggaccccctgcccacAAGTCCATGGGATCAGACGAGCTCCACCCTAGGGTGCTGCGGGAGCTGGCGCAGGTGAttgccaagccactttccactGTCTATCAGTGTTCCTGGttatctggagaggtcccagaggaCTGGAGTCTTTGCCGATGTgactcccatctacaagaagggccgtaAGGAGGACCCGCAGAACTACAGGcttgtcagcctgacctcggttcCAGGGAAAGTTATGGAGCAAATCATCCTGGGTGAGATCACCCAGCTCTTGTGTGGCatccaggggatcaggcccagccagcacgGGTTCACAAAAGGCAGGTCGTGCTTGTCTAACCTCATCTCTTTCTGTGACTGTGTGACCAGACTGGTAGATGAGGGAAgagctgttgatgtagtctacttagacttcagcaaagcctttgacatggtctcccacagtattctcctggggaaactggctgCCCGTGGCCTGGACAGGTATACTCTTCTCTGggtaaagaactggctggagggcTGTTCCCAGCGGGTAGTGGTTAACGGAGGTAAGTCCAGCTAGCGTCCCGTTACGAGTGGTGTCCCCTAGGGGTCTGTACTGGGGCCTAccttgtttaatatctttattaatgtcctagatgaggggattgagtgtaccctgagtaagtttgcagacaatgCCAAGTTGGGAGGTAGTGTCCATCTGCCTGAGGGTAGGGTGGCCCTTCAGAGGggtctggataggctggactgctgGGCTGAAGCGAATGGGATGGGGTTTAACgaggccaagtgccgggtcctgcactttggccacaataactCCATGCAACGTtataggcttggggcagagtggctagaagactgtgaagaggaaagggacctgggagtgttgatcGATGCTCggctgaacgtgagccagcagtgtgcccaggtggccaagaaggccagtggcatcctggcttgtatcaggaatagtgcagccagcaggaccagggaggtgatcgtccccctgaactctgctctggtgaggccgcacctcgagtgctgtgttcagttttgggcacctcactacaagaaggatgttgaggccctggagcatgtccagagaaaaagctggtgaggggtctggagcacaagtcttatgaggagcggctgagggagctgggattgtttagtctggagaagaggaggctcaggggagacctcattgcactctacaacttcctgaagggaggttgtgatgaggagggggtcggcctcttctctcagataactaatgataggactcgaGGGAATAGCCACAAGTTGtgcctggggagatttagattagatatcagggaaagctttttctctcaaagagtggtcaggcactggaacagcctgcccagggaggtggtggagtcaccgtccctcgCAGCGTTCAGGAAGCACCTGGACAAGGTGCTATgagatatgatttagtagcttagtgggtagtattggtgataggaggacagttggactagatgatcttgtaggtcctttccaaccttgtgtttctatgattctatgatttctaaGATAGCTGACTTGTTTGAAAGTAAACCCAATCCATAAAACACCTGTGTTGCTCTGGTGTTGTCCCAGCATAACGTATCGTGTGATGAAACTAATAGCAGGCTAGCTGGGGACTGATACAAGGTTCACGTGCTGTGTTGGCGGTGGTCACCTGAGGACAGCACTGAGGCAGACTGAGAAGTGTCCGCTCCTGGAGGGCTAGCTGAAACAGGATGGTTTGGTTGCTTTTAATGCCGCTGATCCACGAGTTCATTTTTGATAAGAACTTCCTGGACCTCTTTTTCTAACGTCTTCCCCCCCACACTCAGGGAGGAGAGGATCAAACCACCAAGATACCATAGTCTTTTCCTCCAAAACTCAAAACTGCATGCACTTCTCACTTCTGTGTCTCAGTTTCCAGCCTCCAACATGCAGGAGCTCAGCCAAGctaattaaaattaagcatgCCTTTTTGACGCTCCCTTCCTTGGTTGATATTCTGTGCAGTATGGATTTCCCATTATCTCCTCTTCCTTATCTCCTTTCCTTATTCCCTCATtatctccttttcctcttcccatcATCTCCCAATATCTCCTGCATTATCTCCTTTCCACCCGGAAAACCTGTGCCCACCTTTCCTACTCACGGCTCCTCCACAGCACAGGATGATGGTGAGCATCCTGAAAAACCTGTGTCCAGATACTTGTCCAAGGAGACACGTTCTCTGGTCATCTCCTTAAACATCACTGTTATTTAAGGCTTCAGACGCATTTGTGAGTTAACAGGCAGCAGACAGAGGGACAGgagaggtgtccctgcagaAAGGTAGTACTACTGTGAAGATTATCTGCAGTGGAAGAGAGAGCTTGACTGAGAATTTGCAAGATTTAGGGCTAAAGGTAGCTAAGTCAATTAAAGTAGAAGAAGCTCAAGTCATAGTTTTGGAGTGTTTGTCCACCCTGAATTGTGACTGATATTTGTCCCTCGGCCCTATTTACtcctgtcctggttttggctgggacagagttaattttcttcacggTAGCTGGtatagtgctgtgttttggatttagaatgaaaataatgctgataacacaccaatgttttagttgttgctgagcagtggtTACACGGGCTTTTGCTGAACCACAATGCTTTTTGTGTGAACCACACGCTCCTTAAATCGGGCTCAAACCGGGGAGGAGCGTGTTTactgggggaggaagggggctTCTCATCTGGTTTAAGGTCTACTGGTTAGTGTATGGGAAGAACGTTAGGTGTGCCCTCCTCTATTTTATGGGTATGCCCATAGTGAGCTCTTTGCGCATACCGTTTTCTAAGGGTTTCCCTTTGTGCCCCTGCGGCAGGGGGTGGGGTTCCGGCAGTTAGCGGTTACTTTAGCACTTTGGAAGGCCCTCGCAGCATGATTGACTGTTGGTTTATAATTCTGCCACCCTCCTGTAAAGCTGGATGGATTATAAAAAGGCCCTTTTCCCAGGTAGAGTAGGGCTTCTCGGCATCCTTGAAACTTTGGGAATAAAATTGCTTGGGGCGAGTGGGACCTTTGGGTCCGTGCTGCCACATGTGAGTTGAGAGCCCGTGGGTGGCATGGTGGCCTGGGAGTTTTATCTTTTCTGCTGGAGTTTGGAGCCCTAAACTTAGGGCAACAGGCAACTAAGTTGGGCAATCAACGGGCAATCAAGACGGGCAACTATATCCTTTTGAGTCTGCCCCACCACAGAGACACTAGACGCTGGGGCCACCAATTAGCACATCACTGATACACCAATATGCTTGAACTCCTTCCCCAGGCGTAACTGGGGCAAGGTGTTTAGTCTCAGTAAGTTCCACAGGCAGCCATTCTCTGGAGGTTCCCAGTCACTTCAGGGCCCAAGTCTTCCACGATTTCATTGCCGCAAAGGAAAGACACGCAGACAAGGTGAAGAAGCAGGACTGCTTATTTGGGGAGGGCCAAGCAGAAGGGTGATCTGGGAGCAAGCGAAGGGGACAGGAAGGTCCTGAAGGCTGGAGATGTGCCACGTGCTGGGAGAATCCAGGGGCCACCCAGCCTTCCACACACTTTCAGGTGGCCCCAGCACGCAGGATGCCTGCCGTCATTTCTACGCACGGcaacagcagcacaggaaggacaGTGCAGAGCGCTTCGTCTTCCACGCCTTCCAGAGCCGGTAGCTCAGCCCTCGTACTCCAGGTGCAGTGCGTGGCAAGCTCACTGCAGCTCGTATAATGAAGAGAGTCTGAGTTGCCAGCGAAGAGACAGACGAACTGACGTCGTCCGTCATGCCTTGAATGGCTGTGAGAGAGAGGAACGGAGGCAAGGTCAGAGCCTTTGTCTGCGGGGACCCCAGGAAgggccccatccctggaagtattcaagcaaggttggatggggctctcagcaacctggtctagtgggacgcatccctgaccatggcagacAGGTTGGAATTCGATGACATTAtagctcccttccaacccaaaccattctacgactctctgattttatgattctaacAGCTCCTGCTGTGGCCAGCGCCACCCAGCTCTTCCTGTGgtcaggcaggagcagggggcaaTGAGACCAGCAGGAGGGGGCTGGCCCCAAACAAGCCCCTGAAAtctctctcccctctgcccACACCGCCCCTCTCCCGCACAAGCAGCAGAGCCCTCCGCgccagggcaggggctggagctcccagcccagggtctttccccctccccaccagcctccGCCGATACCCCACTGCCCTCACTCACCTTCGTAGATGATGGGGAGCTCCTCCTCGTGCCAATCCTCCACTTGCCTCGCAATGAGCCCTAGGCACACACAGTCTGTCACAAACCCTGCCCGccagcccttcccagcagcacaacccccccccagtggCCCTGCCGGCCGGGCCacctgccctcctcccctcgGGCACAGAGGGACCCCGGGGCTCTGGCTCACCTATGAACCTGACCGCCTCCAGTCGCAAGGGCTGCTGCGGGCTCTGCAGGTAAGGCAGGCTCTGGCGCAGGTACCCATCCGTTCGCCAGCTGTCGTCCTCCAGCTGCACAAGGGAGAGCACAAGGGCATGGGGCTGGTGCAGACCGTCCCCCTCGGACAGCTGCCTGCCCCATGCACTGGGGCACTGTGGGCTTGTCCAGTCCCGGTCTGGGGCTTCAGAGCTGTCCTTACCAGGCACTCGCTGAGTCTCCATTTTTGCTGTGTCTCCAGCAGGTTCGCGAGCTGCTTCCTCTTCAGGAAATTGGCAGCATTGAGAAGGGCTTCCTCAGCGGCctgaagagcaggagagaatTTGAAATGCCACCACCAACTCTCAAGGGACCTGTGTCCCCAGCACCTTGGCaaggctgcaggggctgcacgCCTCTGCATGGCCCAGGGcgctgtgtggggcagggtgaCCACAGGGAGCAGGCGTCTGCTCCGCGGTGTAGTGCCcgagggagctggggcaggcCCAAGCCCGGACATCTGCGGGGCACCTGGGCATAGCACAGGGGCGGAGGGGACCGGCGGTCCAAGCCCAGAGCTTCAGGTTCCTGCGGGCATAGCTGGGAAGCCTGTGGGACTTGCAGAGCGTTGGCCTGCGTGGCCGCGCACCGCTGCCGAGCACTGCcgagcaggcagagcagctctgggaaATGGCCGTGCCCACCTTTTCAGCCATCgccagctgtggggctgcaggcagccgcCCTGCAGAGGGCTGGAtgcagggagcagggatggCAGCAGACCCCAGGGCTCCGTCCCTCCAGCGCCCCTTGCTGTGGGTGCTCAGTCCCACCCCGGGGTGTCAACATTGCCCTCCCCAAATGACCACGCTGGTTAGAGAAGCCAACCTTGGCCACTTGCTGGTTCTCATCGTACAAGTGGAAGAACAGTGGGATCACGCTCTGGCGCACGTGTCTCTTCAGCTGCTCTTTTCCACTTCCTGCTACTAAGTTCATCACATCTCTGAAGAAgtggatggagagcagctgcGTGTAGCTGGATTCCtggtgggaaggaagaagaaaagacctcagcaccagctgctccaGGCCCACCTGGGCAAGGGTCCGAAAATTCACAGGGCACAATGCTTCCTGACAGCACCCAACATCCATCAGGAAAGGCACCGCCCCTTGGAGACCCCAGCTGGGCCCTGTGCCCTCAGCCTTACGTTGTCAAAGAACGTTGGGAgcctctctgccagctgcagagcGATGGGGCTGGCCATGTGGACGTCCAGCTCCTTGAGCACTCTGTTGAGCACAACCAGGGCGTTTCCAGCCACGTCGCCTTCCACTTCTGGCAGTAGCTCCACAATCTGTGGCAGCAGGAACTCCATTTTTCTTGCCTGTGGGGAGAAACAACACCCTGTTGGGCTGCGCTGACAAACACTCTCAGGCTGTCAGAGCCCACAGTGCCCAGAAGCCAAAGTCCTGCCCCAAAGCACTTGGGCAGATGCATGGGGAGGCAGAAGAGCCGGGAGCAGCTTCCACAGCACTTAGTGCCCAGCAAAGTCCAAGCAATGGTGTTAGCCAGCGTCCCTGGCCCGGAGCCACATCACCAATATGGCTTCAGCCAGCTGAACCCTGCTTACTGTACGAGGTCTTTTGCTGAGCGTTGTGAGGCCCCTGAGCACCAGCTGACGCATCACCGTGCACTGACTCCTCAGGTATCTTGGGAAGAGCTTCAGGACTCGGACAGACTCTACTCTGAGGTCATCAGAGGCCAGCATCTGAAAAATACACATCAGTGAAAGGTGGAAATGGCCAGCAGGACACACCGCACCATGGAGGGCTGGATACATCCACCAGTGCAGGGATCAGGCACCAGCGCAGGCAGCTGAGCCCAAAGGCAGCAGCGGATGTGCAGAGCCCCTGGGCTCCTTGCCCCGTGTGTGGCAGTGTTCGACCGCTCCTCCCGGCCCCCAGCAGCCGGGGATACCCCAGCCTCTGAGGAACAATTGCACAGAGAGACCTTGCCCAAGGGAGGCACGAAAAACTGTAGCCAAGTGTCACTCTGGCAGCATGTGCCAAGGGGATGAACTGGGGCCCACCCCCGCCCCAGCTCCACCGGCTGGCCTCTCCCCACAGCTGTGGCCACAAGAGGGTGGCGTGGCGAGAGGCAGCTCAGACAGGCACCGCTTGCCATCAGGCTCACCTCGACCAGGAAGGCCATGGCGGGGACCTCCCAGCATGGCTCGTTCCTGCTGAGCCAGTTTTCCAGATGCAGCACAATCCGTTGACGCTCTTTTCGTGCGATACGTCTCATCACCCTGGCAGAGGGAAGAAGACAGGGTAAGTCCTGAGCAGGATGAGTGAAATGCTCCTGGGTCTGACTGCCCCCCTCATCCAGCCGTTACACCACAGGCCAGGCCAGGGCCccctcagctctgctccagcagccaccagcattTAATGCTCACAGAGACGTGGTCTTCCGCCACCTCTCCTTGCAGGGAGAAAGCCAGCGCCCCAGAGCAGCGGGCACCTTGGGTGCACAATGGGCTTCCTGCCCTGCAGGCTTCCTGCCCCTTCTGAGGAGACCTCATTCTTGCCCACGGGCGATTCATGTGCCCCGGGCTCTGCCGGTGTCGCTCAGtgcttcctgccctgccccggggggctgccctTGGGAGGGGAGGCCGGCACTGTGGCAGGGGACTGCTCTCGTGCAGCCACCCTCTCTCAGGCTTTGCCCTTCTGCTCGCAAGAGCCAAGGCTGCAGCCCCTTTCTTTGAGAAATGGGGCCCCTGCCAGCCGCCACCAAGGGGATCGGATGGGGCTCCCCGTCTGCAAGGGAGAAATGccggggggagaagggagcaggGTGCCCTCACCTGGCCAGCTGACCCACTGCCCAGTGGTGGCTCTCAGCGTTGACTAGTGTCTCCCAGGCATTCTTCTTTTCTAATTCAAGCACCAGCATGTCATACCCAAGACGGCATAGCAGTGCTTTCAGAGTCAGCACCGCAAACctgcaggcagagcaaagcCCAGGTCACACTGGGATCCCTGGCCCAGGCTCCAGGACCACGGGAAGGGTGGGAGGAGTGGGACAGAGcacctgctggggctggtgggaatgctctcctcctgctgccattcCCTGCAGAGCGTCTCCACCTCTTCTGGTGTCTGCTGTGCGCTTGCGGAGATTTGGAAGAGCAACACCAGCAGGAGTAGGGGGAAATGCGCCTCCACCTCCACTGGGTAAATGGTTGGCTGGAGGATCTCCCGCAGCACCTTGGTTGCCTGCAAAAAAGACCCAGAGATGGCACTCACTGCTGAGACATCCCTGTGGCATGGCCCCAGCGTGGGAGGCTGAGGCTCGGGTGCAGACGTGGGCCACGGGGGATGCAGGCAGAGCACCCGGCCTGGCTCCCAGCCAGAGCTCAGCCACCAAAGCTCTTTGGGCTCAGCTCTTCTTTGTGCCACAAGCAGCCTCCCTGGGGCGGTGGGAATGTGCCCTGGCTGAGTCTCCTGtgtcctgcagccagcctgggttctctgtcccagcccctgcagcctgctgggctgtgccttggccctgccctgtcccctaAACCTGCCCCTAAGCCAGGTTTGCAGCCCACCGCCTGAGGCAGGGAGATGTAGTGACAGGGGAGGATGGATAGCTGCCCCGAGATGCAGCCCCTGGGGGAAGAGAGGCCTTGTTCAGAAACTCACGGCCAGGACGAAGACATCCGTGTCGTCCCCGTCAGAGGTGGACGTCCTGTGAAGGGGCCAGTCCTTCAGCAcgcagcacagctctgccatcACCTTCCTTGCAGTCCGGGCTGAGGAGGTCATCAGCCTCCACATGGTCGCGGCAGCTCTGGAGGTCCAGAGAGCTCAGTCAGGGGGGGCCTCGGCCACAGCACCAAGGCCTGGGCAACCGTGGAGGGGCCCGGGCTGG from the Anser cygnoides isolate HZ-2024a breed goose chromosome 6, Taihu_goose_T2T_genome, whole genome shotgun sequence genome contains:
- the LOC136791162 gene encoding maestro heat-like repeat-containing protein family member 7; this translates as MAGRHPSMPKKAWMEEEDKVNASPAQQPDELTEVQVLQAGWDQTEQEQQQQQDRDQKQEQEAIAVKLDERVVGRVVLSKHAPNILKSIYQWLVSNTEESAQHRLDKSLLELAEEHPHDVVVTLLRCSPSCDRAAATMWRLMTSSARTARKVMAELCCVLKDWPLHRTSTSDGDDTDVFVLAATKVLREILQPTIYPVEVEAHFPLLLLVLLFQISASAQQTPEEVETLCREWQQEESIPTSPSRFAVLTLKALLCRLGYDMLVLELEKKNAWETLVNAESHHWAVGQLARVMRRIARKERQRIVLHLENWLSRNEPCWEVPAMAFLVEMLASDDLRVESVRVLKLFPRYLRSQCTVMRQLVLRGLTTLSKRPRTARKMEFLLPQIVELLPEVEGDVAGNALVVLNRVLKELDVHMASPIALQLAERLPTFFDNESSYTQLLSIHFFRDVMNLVAGSGKEQLKRHVRQSVIPLFFHLYDENQQVAKAAEEALLNAANFLKRKQLANLLETQQKWRLSECLLEDDSWRTDGYLRQSLPYLQSPQQPLRLEAVRFIGLIARQVEDWHEEELPIIYEAIQGMTDDVSSSVSSLATQTLFIIRAAVSLPRTAPGVRGLSYRLWKAWKTKRSALSFLCCCCRA